AAGCCCTGCCAGTTCTGATCCTGGGCGGTATTGACAGCATTCCGGGAGCGATCATCGCCGGCCTCGTCGTAGGAGCCTCTGAGAACCTGGCCGAAGTATTCCTTGGTCCCTATGTGGGGGGAGGAATCCAGACCTTCTTTCCGTATCTTTTGGCCCTGCTGGTTCTTTGGTTCAAGCCTTATGGAATGTTTGGCCGAGAGATCATTGAGAGGGTATGAGAGGGCATCGCCAATGCCTGATTATTCATCTGCTAGTCCGAATAGTTTTTGAGACTAAGTAATTAACCGAAGAATGTAATGATGGGTTAATTCTATGATTTACCGAGAGTGCGGCGTGTTCAAGGCCACTTACGGGGCAGACATGGCCATTTTCCCCATTCCCTTGGACCGATGGGGCATGATCCTCATTCTAATTGTGGGCTTTATAGGAATGCCATTCTTGGCCAGCGAGTACTGGCTCAGCAGCATATTGATTCCCTTCTTAGTCTTTTCGCTGGCCGCCTTAGGCCTGAATTTTCTGACCGGCTACGCCGGGCAGCTCTCTTTAGGACATGCCGCCTTTATGGCCGTGGGAGCCTATGCATCGTTGATCTTGTATGGGCGTTACGAAGTTCCGCTCCTCCTAAGCCTCTTGGGCGGTGGGCTGGTTGCGGCTGCGGTTGGCACTGTTTTCGGCATCCCTTCCTTACGAATCAAAGGATTTTATTTAGCGGTTTCCACCCTGGCAGCTCAGTTTATTATCGAGTGGGGGTTGACCCATTGGAAATGGATCAGCGGCGGTGTTTTCGGAACTGTGGATACCCCTCCCATGCAGGTCTTCGCTTGGCCGATCGACACGCCGTTAAAAAAGTATTACCTGGTCCTCTGCTTTGTGGTTTTGCTGACCACCTTCGGTAAGAATTTGGTACGGAGCCAGGTTGGCCGGGCCTGGATGGCCATCAGGGACATGGACGTGGCCGCGGAGATTATCGGCATTTCGCTGTTCCGGCACAAGCTTTTAGCTTTTGCCGTGAGCTCCTTTTATGCCGGGGTGGCTGGAGGCTTGATCACCTTCACCTATTATGGAGCAGCCAATATCGAGGCCTTTAACCTTATGGTCTCCTTCCATCTTTTAGGAATGATCATTATCGGGGGCATGGGGAGTGTCCTC
This is a stretch of genomic DNA from Deltaproteobacteria bacterium. It encodes these proteins:
- a CDS encoding branched-chain amino acid ABC transporter permease; the protein is MIYRECGVFKATYGADMAIFPIPLDRWGMILILIVGFIGMPFLASEYWLSSILIPFLVFSLAALGLNFLTGYAGQLSLGHAAFMAVGAYASLILYGRYEVPLLLSLLGGGLVAAAVGTVFGIPSLRIKGFYLAVSTLAAQFIIEWGLTHWKWISGGVFGTVDTPPMQVFAWPIDTPLKKYYLVLCFVVLLTTFGKNLVRSQVGRAWMAIRDMDVAAEIIGISLFRHKLLAFAVSSFYAGVAGGLITFTYYGAANIEAFNLMVSFHLLGMIIIGGMGSVLGSFFGGGFITLLPIFINQYSRSFGTVLRSDLLACIELIIFGGLIIFFLIVEPYGLARLWQTLKEKLRLWPFPY